In Miscanthus floridulus cultivar M001 chromosome 19, ASM1932011v1, whole genome shotgun sequence, the DNA window tcttccccgagtgttgcactcggggaagaattgcactcggggaagagaggcTTTCCCGAGTGCCGAAGAgatcctggcactcggtaaagagaagcactcggcaaaggccctcttccccgagtgcaacactcggggaagatcggcactcggcaaagaaacctgtTACTTGACGGTTCACCCCGCCCACGCCGTTAAaacttaaaagaaaaaaaatcttccccgagtgcctttcctggcactcggggaagagtccctttcccgagtgccagagcagggcactcggggaagaggccgccttccccgagtgccctgtcctggcactcgggaaagggcctcttccccgagtgtcttCCTTGGCACTCGGGgaataatttttgtttttttttgttttttttgcctcattttttttgtgaggccttcccacattatttaaaactctctgttcaaatttgggataattttaactttttttgttatatttcgttagttttttcgtttcgttgaatttttttgcatacttcgaatttgaactgcaggtgcatgaaataatagaatttggtgattcaaaaaattatattaatgatatttggtgtatgttgaggccttatccaggaactcgcatgaaatgtcgagcatcttgttgacgtaacatgacgaataacttgcgggaaaagtgtttttaaattatttaaaatccgaacgaagtccaaaaatcacgaaacttgtctgggcgtcgtgttatcgcatgtagaggctatgataaaaaatcgagaaggtttcgaacaagttgcgacgtcagatgcctaaaacccagacatcccCGCATGCCTCTACAAGTGATCACATgcagagatgtctgggttttaggcatccgacgtcgcaacttgctcaaaaccttcttaattttttatCATAGTCTCTACATacgataacacgacgcccagacaagtttcgtgattttcggactttgtttggattttatataatttaaatacacttttcccgtaagttgttcgtcatgttacgtcaacaaaatgctcgacatttcatgcgagttcctggataaggcctcaacatacaccaaatatcattaatataattttttgaatcgccaaattccattatttcatgcacctgcagttcaaattcgaagtatgcaaaaaaattcaacgaaacaaaaaaaactaatgaaatatatcaaaaaaagtcaaaattgtcccaaatttgaacagagagttttaaataatgtgggaagaCCTCATAAAAAAATgaggcaaaaaaaaacaaaaaaaacaaaaattcttccccgagtgtcttccctggcactcggggaagaggccctttcccgagtgccaggacaAGACACTCGAGGaagacttaaaaaaaaaaaaaagcccagCAGGCCTTATCTAAAAACCTAACCGGCCACCCCACACCCGCACGCCGCCCGCCAGCCCGCCCGCCCGTACGCGCTACCACGCTGCCGCCAGCCCCCTCCGCCGCTGCCGCTCGCTGCGCCCGCGCCACCGCCACGCCGCTCGCCGGCCCAGCGCCACCGCGCCCCCGCAGCCCCCGCAGCGCCGCGCGCCCCCGCAGCCCCCGCAGGCCCCGCCGGCGCGCCCCCGCAGCCCGAGACGGCGGCGCAACTCCGCCGGCGCGCCCCCGcagcccccgcgccgcgcgcccccgcAGCCCTCGCCGGCGCGCCCCCGCAGCCCGAGACGGCGGCGCGGCCCCACCGGCGCGCCCCCGcagcccccgcgccgcgcgcccccaCAGCCCCCGCAGGCCCCGCCGGCTCGCCCCCGCAGCCCGAGACGGCGGCGCGGCCCCGCCGGCGCGCCCCTGTCCCTGCGCGTCGGGGTCCATCCGGCCGTCGCGCCCCCTCCCCAGCCCCTGCGGCCGGCCCCGAGTGACGGCTTCATCCCCTGCGCGGAGGGAGCTCTGGGAGTGGGCATCCCTGGTGTCGCCCTTCTTCTTCTGGGGCACGGCTATGGTGGCCATGAAGGGGGTCATCCCCCGCACGGGTCCATTCTTCGTCGCCGCGCTGCGCCTGCTCCCCGCCGCCGCGCTGCTCGTCGCCTTCGCCGCCGCGCGCGGCAGGAAGCAGCCCTCCGGCTGGGAGGCCTGGCTCGACATCGCCGCGTTCGGACTCATCGACGCCGCCTGCTTCCAGGCGCGTAATCGTGGCCATGTTGACAGCTCAAGGCGTTGGTAGTTTTTAGCGTCTGTGCATGGAGTGTGTCTGTGATTCTTGGAATCTAACACGCGGTGTTTATTCTTGCTTGCTTTCGCAGGGCTTTCTCGCGGAGGGATTGCAGAAGACGTCGGCTGGGCTCGCGAGCGTAAGGCGAAATCCAAACTCCCGCTGTCGTGGGGCTCTTGCTTCTCGAGGTTTGCCTTCTGCTGATGCTagttcaaacttttcatatgcagTAGACAGTTTAGCAATCTTGAGACCTGAATATTGATTATAGTGACAAAAGTTTGATTGTTCatattctattttctccatgttgaaGTGCAAGGCAAACATTCATGCATACATATGTATGCTCTTTATTATGCAATATTTTGGACCACACCTTAACTGATTTGGTGTTTAAAACAATTGTCTTCTGCAAACGTTCTATATTCTTCTCCACTGTTTCTATGTCAAGTGTATGTTTACAGCACATATCATCTGTAAAATGTTCAAAAATGGTTTATGGTTTATGGTCATCTGCACGCCCCCGCAGCCCCCGCCCTGCCACTGGTTTGGTTACTTGTGTTGCAACTTCCATACAAGGTGTATTTCTAACAGTCATTGTTTCTTTATGTGTGTAACTTTTAGCTTGATATATGTGTTGGGCTTTACATTCAGGAAAAGAAAATATGCCGATATGATAATCAATGGGTGAAATTAGCCAAAAGCAGTGTGACATGGCTGCAACCTTTGAATTGACGATAGGAATCGTAAGATGTTGTTTTGGTGTTCCTGTTGCAGGTTCTTCAGCCCACTTGGGATGGTTCCAGTTATTGCATTGGCGGGGCTTGGTCTTTTCGAGAGAGGATTCCCAGTGGTAAAGGCTCAGCTAATAATTTGCTCTTATCATTATCAATAATACGTGGCTTGTACTGTCAGAATATATGTTTCTTACGTGGGAGCTTTAGAGAAGTTCGTTTAAATCATATTAATTCAGTTACTATGAAGGACTGTAGCCTAAATGTGCATTATAGTAGTGTATATCAGTATTCTTCCCAGAAGCTCATTAGTCGATTTGATGTTCTTAGATTGGAACGTGTGTGGAGATTGGTCTTCCGATGCTTGTCCTGTTTGTGGCACTTTCCCAATATCTGAAGCACGTACAAGTGTGCCATTTTCCGATATTGGAGAGGTTCTCAGTGCTCATCTCCATCGCACTTGTCTGGTTATATGCCCACATCCTCACTGTGAGTGGGGCATACAAACATAGTTCGCAGGTCACCCAACTCAACTGCCGAACTGACCGTGCAAACCTCATCACAACCATGCCATGGTCTGTAGATTGATGCTTCAACCATTGCTTTATTTTCATCTCATTCTTTCACACTTATGGAATGAACTTGTTTGATCTCCTCAGGTTTGATGTTCCCTACCCACTGCAATGGGGTCCCCCGACTTTCAGCGCAGATCATTCATTCGGCATGATGGCTGCTGTGGTGGTGTCCTTGGTAGAGGTAAGGGCATCTCCAAGGAAACCCCTTAAAACACTTCCCCGTCTGTTTTCTCTCCTCATTGTACAAAACAGCAATCTAA includes these proteins:
- the LOC136528548 gene encoding uncharacterized protein; amino-acid sequence: PHTRTPPASPPARTRYHAAASPLRRCRSLRPRHRHAARRPSATAPPQPPQRRAPPQPPQAPPARPRSPRRRRNSAGAPPQPPRRAPPQPSPARPRSPRRRRGPTGAPPQPPRRAPPQPPQAPPARPRSPRRRRGPAGAPLSLRVGVHPAVAPPPQPLRPAPSDGFIPCAEGALGVGIPGVALLLLGHGYGGHEGGHPPHGSILRRRAAPAPRRRAARRLRRRARQEAALRLGGLARHRRVRTHRRRLLPGLSRGGIAEDVGWARERKAKSKLPLSWGSCFSRFFSPLGMVPVIALAGLGLFERGFPVIGTCVEIGLPMLVLFVALSQYLKHVQVCHFPILERFSVLISIALVWLYAHILTVSGAYKHSSQVTQLNCRTDRANLITTMPWFDVPYPLQWGPPTFSADHSFGMMAAVVVSLVEVRASPRKPLKTLPRLFSLLIVQNSNLIALICAPISLKFGGGLRGLPSVQSYMTVCFWVDCVLFGYVGM